The following proteins are co-located in the Salvelinus fontinalis isolate EN_2023a chromosome 29, ASM2944872v1, whole genome shotgun sequence genome:
- the LOC129827860 gene encoding E3 ubiquitin-protein ligase RNF38-like produces MDPPRTRSRSRSGFFHYGMNGGGNSNNAINNGNMNASGGIGVNYPQQNNTGWAPHTARSYTENQHTQGNYLSSGAQRHASHGAHRHPGTGVLHFHPDNVCSDERDKMEDSPSPKRQRLSQQSMLDLSSAPPPTPSSPIRPWELPHTPTTWAPPPPSRRPHPHYLPERCHTPVRNRRSPPMRRQRGRRDRLPHHQPPHPHHHHYHHHYHNPHHHPHHSLSAGLQDENYRHPVPPQSYPYNQPEERPYHPPNLSPRPLHHPANLSPRLMHPHPPQQQSSMVLDLHDQVSYPVSPPGGPPGLPSHSAPQQLPACSVVFSGQHYPVCSVPPSVLQTCSVQHLPMPYPFPSLLSSDPTFLLPPPHLSHHPPHIPQPGQFGSYPTQQARSPLQRIENDVELLGEHLSLGAGLHYPPAAHPGLPPHSTQLHFLSHEPLPQEFFGVSYPNFMPRRIPGRRYRSQQPLPPSPYHPSFLPYFLSMLPVQPTGPAISLELDVDDGEVENYEALLNLAERLGEAKLRGLTKGDIEQLPSYRFNPNNHQSEQTLCVVCMSDFESRQLLRVLPCSHEFHGKCVDKWLRANRTCPICRADASEVQRDSE; encoded by the exons ATGGACCCCCCGAGGACTCGGTCGCGGTCACGGTCAGGTTTTTTTCACTATGGCATGAACGGTGGTGGCAACAGCAATAACGCAATCAACAACGGGAACATGAATGCCAGCGGAGGGATCGGGGTGAACTACCCGCAACAGAACAACACCGGCTGGGCTCCGCACACAGCGCGCAGCTATACAGAGAACCAGCACACCCAGGGGAACTACCTGTCTAGCGGGGCGCAACGCCACGCTTCGCATGGAGCACACAGACACCCCGGCACTG GTGTCCTTCACTTCCACCCTGATAACGTCTGCAGTGATGAGCGGGACAAG atggaGGACAGTCCTAGCCCTAAGCGACAGCGTCTTTCCCAGCAGTCTATGTTAGATCTAAGCTctgcccctccccccaccccatcTTCTCCCATTCGTCCCTGGGAGCTACCCCACACCCCCACTACCTGGGCCCCACCCCCACCCAGTCGCAGACCACACCCACACTACCTGCCAGAGCGATGCCACACTCCTGTCCGCAACCGCCgcag TCCTCCAATGAGACGCCAGCGAGGCCGCCGTGACCGTCTCCCCCACCACCAACCCCCCCAccctcatcaccaccactaccaccaccattaccacaacccacaccatcacccccaccACAGCCTCTCAGCAGGGCTTCAGGATGAGAACTACCGCCACCCTGTCCCCCCTCAGAGTTAcccctataaccagcctgaggagcgCCCCTACCACCCCCCCAACCTGTCCCCTCGCCCCCTCCACCACCCTGCTAACCTGTCCCCCAGGCTGATGCACCCTCACCCCCCTCAGCAGCAGAGCAGTATGGTGCTGGACCTCCATGACCAG GTGTCGTACCCAGTCTCTCCCCCTGGCGGCCCCCCCGGCCTGCCCTCCCACTCGGCCCCCCAGCAGCTCCCAGCATGCTCGGTGGTCTTTAGTGGGCAGCACTACCCTGTCTGCAGTGTCCCTCCATCT gttcTGCAGACGTGCTCTGTGCAACATCTGCCCATGCCCTACCCGTTCCCCTCTCTGCTGTCCAGTGACCCCACCTTTCTCCTGCCCCCTCCCCACCTGTCCCACCATCCCCCTCACATCCCCCAGCCCGGACAGTTTGGATCCTACCCCACACAGCAGGCCAGATCG CCGTTACAGAGGATAGAGAATGACGTGGAGCTGTTGGGGGAGCACTTGTCGTTAGGGGCGGGTCTACACTACCCCCCTGCGGCCCACCCCGGCCTGCCCCCCCACTCCACTCAGCTCCATTTCCTCTCCCATGAGCCTCTTCCACAGGAGTTCTTTGGAGTG TCGTATCCTAACTTCATGCCACGACGAATCCCAGGACGACGCTACCGCTCGCAGCAGCCACTGCCACCCTCGCCTTACCACCCCAGTTTCCTGCCTTACTTCCT cTCTATGCTGCCAGTCCAGCCTACAGGCCCTGCCATCAGCCTGGAGCTAGACGTAGATGACGGAGAGGTGGAGAACTACGAGGCTCTTCTCAACCTGGCCGAGCGTCTGGGAGAGGCCAAACTCCGAGGACTGACTAAGGGAGACATCGAGCAGCTGCCTTCCTATAGGTTCAACCCCAACAACCACCAATCAGAACAGACGCT gtgtgtggtgtgtatgagtGACTTTGAGTCTCGTCAACTGCTGCGAGTTCTACCCTGCAGTCATGAGTTTCACGGGAAGTGTGTCGACAAGTGGCTCAGG GCTAACAGGACGTGTCCCATCTGTAGGGCTGATGCCTCTGAGGTCCAGCGAGACTCAGAGTGA
- the LOC129827865 gene encoding signal-transducing adaptor protein 1-like — protein MAATPVGVYKRRDTITALPLYYSGHLLKKYTGEKDFKKCYGELRGSTIFLYTDQMHDTYSEKLDLQMLKSMAMDAPYQKNRSTIYTLTLSNEEVQLKVDNPNTGEEWRGFIMTVATREIPSKLQLLPGQILRLEEVLSEEQKRLAPCSPLPTTTYPIHPSSSPGNTYDNTLSPIPPCFFPVSRQKAEKMLKENTEYGNIILRPSTDNINYAITLRQDNPSGPVMKSYKVLSIDTGFVIELNSPVTVPSLAAVLDHFLIETEFRLQPYLVPQTYDTCIELPPVKSTLPSKTVPRARVAPMIHTQSPAGDTPPSYPIPLIPTKATEAGNEYQDADDISGPEPKDLHQELRIALQRRKEQIYTGTPFLRPTQK, from the exons ATGGCAGCAACTCCCGTAGGGGTGTACAAGAGGAGGGACACCATCACAGCTCTACCTCTGTACTATTCAGGACACCTGCTGAAGAAATACACTGGAGAGAAA GACTTCAAGAAATGTTATGGAGAGCTCCGTGGATCTACAATCTTTCTGTACACAGACCAGATGCACGACACA TACTCTGAGAAACTGGACCTTCAGATGTTGAAGTCGATGGCGATGGATGCTCCCTATCAAAAGAACAGGTCGACCATCTACACTCTCACCCTGTCCAATGAGGAGGTGCAGCTTAAG GTGGATAACCCCAAcacaggagaggagtggagaggcttCATCATGACTGTGGCCACT AGGGAGATCCCCAGTAAGTTGCAGCTGCTCCCAGGTCAGATACTGAGGCTGGAAGAGGTTCTGTCTGAGGAGCAGAAGAGACTGGCCCCCTGTTCTCCTCTGCCTACCACCACCTACCctatccatccctcctcctccccaggcaACACATATGACAACACCCTCTCTCCAATCCCCCC ctGTTTCTTCCCTGTGTCTCGTCAGAAGGCAGAGAAGATGTTGAAAGAGAACACAGAGTACGGCAACATCATCCTCCGCCCCTCGACCGACAACATTAACTACGCCATCACCTTGAGACAGGACAACCCCAG TGGCCCGGTGATGAAGAGCTACAAAGTGCTTTCCATAGACACAGGCTTCGTCATAGAACTAAATTCGCCG GTGACTGTCCCTTCCCTGGCGGCGGTGCTAGATCACTTCCTGATTGAGACAGAGTTCCGTCTACAACCATACCTGGTTCCGCAGACCTACGACACCTGCATTG AGCTGCCACCCGTAAAGTCCACTTTGCCATCCAAAACGGTCCCGAGGGCAAGAGTGGCACCGATGATCCACACACAGTCCCCGGCGGGGGACACCCCTCCCTCCTATCCCATACCCCTAATTCCAACCAAAGCCACGGAGGCAGGGAACGAATATCAGGACGCAGATGACATATCAG GCCCCGAACCTAAAGATCTGCATCAGGAGCTTCGCATAGCattacagaggaggaaggaaCAGATCTACACAGGGACACCGTTTTTACGCCCTACACAAAAATAA
- the LOC129827861 gene encoding zinc finger CCHC domain-containing protein 7-like: MMMGHQNDEEEGGNKDNRFYIEASSSSEGELGFSQYKQSSSPRAPQATGGNSPLVLAFPLSSGRALRDVSPLDSSPSPTSRRSLHSERDLDLEYDDEPLEEWMILGGEEQEGDRYIQLNLGCWSSSSESPSGTEDEELNAKYALKHNWAIIEKDKPRPYRYFTSDRSLTCHNCNKTGHLAKGCTTPRRRPTCVLCGLQGHVQRACPGRHCHSCGLPSHGYHPCPEPPFWNQHCHRCGMAGHLSDACPDTWRQFHFTTQQEVPLRPHVDHTHKHYRHTAHCYNCSRRGHLGHECTQRRMVSGTFASLPYVCHYDNKKDIVKLNTRIHRKARELQEEGFMPLLERQRTYVTPGGSSEEERPSPAPGRKRSLEGRRKTWPERRRERREVKKLRREAQARRAVGTTKWGSDEVVYTRDHFKNPHREPIPPPQKKRRREERRESRSEERSRKNRESERWKKRGGLKRGYLYPRDDLGPMYDHLLSPKNRVRIS; this comes from the exons ATGATGATGGGCCACCAgaatgatgaggaagagggtggtAATAAAGACAACAGATTCTACATCGAGGCCTCCAGCAGCTCAGAAGGTGAGCTGGGGTTTAGTCAGTACAAACAGTCCAGCTCACCGAGAGCTCCCCAGGCCACTGGAGGAAACTCTCCCCTAGTTCTTGCCTTCCCTCTCTCGTCTGGCCGAGCTCTACGGGACGTGTCGCCACTGGACAGCAGCCCAAGCCCAACCTCCAGGCGAAGCCTCCACTCAGAGCGGGACCTGGACCTGGAGTATGATGACGAACCCCTAGAGGAGTGGATGATcctgggaggagaggagcaggagggagacaggtacaTCCAGCTCAACCTGGGGTGCTGGAGCAGCAGTTCAGAGTCGCCTTCTGGAACAGAGG ATGAAGAACTGAATGCAAAATATGCTCTCAAACACAACTGGGCCATAATAGAGAAGGACAAG CCACGCCCATACCGCTATTTCACCTCTGACCGGAGCCTCACCTGTCACAACTGCAACAAGACTGGACACCTGGCCAAGGGCTGTACCACCCCgagg AGGCGACCCACCTGTGTGTTGTGTGGGCTCCAGGGCCATGTCCAGAGGGCCTGTCCAGGCCGGCACTGCCACAGCTGTGGGCTCCCCTCACACGGGTACCATCCCTGCCCTGAACCCCCTTTCTGGAACCAGCACTGCCACCGCTGTGGGATGGCTGGCCACCTATCagac GCTTGTCCGGATACATGGAGACAATTCCACTTCACA ACTCAGCAGGAGGTTCCCCTCAGGCCACACGTTGACCACACCCACAAACACTACAGACACACTGCTCACTGCTACAACTGCTCCAGGAGAGGACACCTCGGCCAT gagtgtACTCAGAGGAGGATGGTCAGTGGGACGTTTGCCTCGCTCCCCTACGTCTGTCACTACGACAACAAGAAGGACATTGTCAAACTGAACACCAGGATACACAGAAAAGCCAgag AGCTACAGGAGGAGGGCTTCATGCCTCTGTTAGAGCGCCAGAGGACCTACGTGACACCAGGGGGCAGTAGTGAAGAGGAGCGGCCCTCCCCAGCTCCAGGGAGGAAGAGAAGCCTGGAGGGCAGGAGAAAGACGTGGCCGGAGAGGCGCAGGGAGAGACGGGAGGTGAAGAAGCTGAGGAGAGAGGCCCAAGCCAGGAGAGCGGTTGGAACGACCAAATGGGGCTCAGACGAGGTTGTTTACACCAGGGACCACTTTAAGAACCCCCACAGAGAACCCATACCTCCCCCTCAGAAGAAGAGACGCcgtgaggaaaggagggagagcaggagtgaggagaggagtaGGAAGAATAGAGAATCAGAGAggtggaagaagagaggagggctGAAGCGTGGGTACCTGTACCCCCGTGATGACTTGGGACCCATGTATGATCACCTCCTCTCCCCCAAAAATAGGGTGCGGATTTCATAA